In Candidatus Woesearchaeota archaeon, a single window of DNA contains:
- a CDS encoding peptidylprolyl isomerase translates to MASVKKGDVVKVHYVGTFEDGAVFDSSEGKEPLEIEVGAGKVIKGFDDALVGMDVGQVKEVTIASQDAYGDTNPQLIQKVPRKAFGDQEVKEGMMFAVQAPSGQQIPAVIKDVGADEVTVDLNHPLAGKTLKFKITLVEIKA, encoded by the coding sequence ATGGCTTCTGTGAAGAAAGGAGATGTGGTGAAGGTGCATTACGTTGGCACGTTTGAGGATGGTGCCGTGTTTGACTCGTCTGAGGGCAAGGAGCCGTTGGAGATTGAAGTCGGCGCGGGGAAGGTTATTAAGGGTTTTGATGATGCCTTGGTTGGCATGGATGTCGGCCAAGTCAAAGAGGTGACGATTGCTTCTCAGGACGCGTATGGTGATACGAATCCGCAGCTGATTCAGAAAGTGCCGAGGAAGGCGTTTGGGGATCAGGAGGTCAAGGAGGGGATGATGTTTGCAGTCCAGGCGCCTTCTGGCCAGCAGATTCCTGCGGTGATTAAGGATGTCGGGGCGGATGAGGTCACGGTGGATTTGAATCATCCTTTGGCGGGGAAGACGTTGAAGTTCAAGATCACGCTCGTTGAGATTAAAGCGTAA